Proteins from a single region of Streptomyces glaucescens:
- a CDS encoding LacI family DNA-binding transcriptional regulator, with the protein MTLPLTRGAESGTPRLTDIAAQAGVSEATASRVLNGKPGVAPATRRRVVAALDVLGYDRPVRLHQRSAGLVGLVIPELTNPIFPAFAQVIEQVLAGHGYTPVLCTQMPGGSTEDELVEQLEDRGVTGIIFLSGLHADTTADPVRYHKLASRRLPFVLVNGYNERITASFVSSDDRSAVRMAVRHLADLGHAKVGLAVGPTRFVPSRRKAEGFAAAVHSFCGTRAEEAEQRIERTLFTVEGGHAAGAALLDKGCTGIVCGSDLMALGVIRAVRERGLSVPEDVSVIGFDDSPLIAYTDPPLTTVRQPVHAMATAAVGALLEEVGGTPVQRTEFVFQPELVVRASTARRSG; encoded by the coding sequence GTGACCCTGCCCCTCACGCGGGGTGCCGAGAGCGGCACCCCGCGGCTCACCGACATCGCGGCCCAGGCCGGGGTCAGCGAGGCCACGGCGAGCCGGGTGCTCAACGGGAAGCCGGGCGTCGCTCCCGCCACCCGGCGACGGGTGGTGGCCGCGCTCGACGTGCTCGGCTACGACCGGCCGGTACGCCTGCACCAGCGCAGCGCCGGCCTGGTCGGGCTGGTGATTCCCGAGCTGACGAACCCGATCTTCCCGGCTTTCGCCCAGGTCATCGAGCAGGTGCTGGCCGGCCACGGGTACACCCCCGTGCTGTGCACCCAGATGCCCGGCGGGTCCACCGAGGACGAACTCGTGGAGCAGCTGGAGGACCGGGGCGTCACGGGCATCATCTTCCTGTCCGGGCTGCACGCGGACACCACCGCCGACCCCGTCAGATACCACAAACTGGCCTCGCGCCGGCTGCCGTTCGTCCTGGTGAACGGGTACAACGAGCGGATCACGGCGTCCTTCGTCTCGTCCGACGACCGGTCCGCCGTGCGGATGGCGGTGCGGCACCTGGCCGATCTGGGCCATGCGAAGGTGGGGCTCGCCGTCGGGCCCACCCGTTTCGTGCCCTCGCGGCGCAAGGCCGAGGGCTTCGCCGCGGCCGTGCACTCGTTCTGCGGGACACGGGCCGAGGAAGCCGAACAGCGCATCGAGCGCACCCTGTTCACGGTCGAGGGAGGCCATGCGGCGGGAGCGGCGCTGCTGGACAAGGGGTGCACGGGAATCGTCTGCGGCAGCGACCTGATGGCCCTGGGAGTGATCCGGGCGGTACGCGAGCGCGGTCTCTCGGTCCCGGAGGACGTCTCGGTGATCGGCTTCGACGACTCACCGCTGATCGCGTACACCGACCCCCCGCTCACCACGGTGCGCCAGCCGGTGCACGCGATGGCGACCGCGGCGGTGGGTGCGCTCCTGGAGGAGGTCGGCGGCACCCCGGTGCAGCGGACCGAGTTCGTGTTCCAGCCGGAGCTGGTGGTCCGCGCTTCCACGGCGCGGCGCAGCGGATGA
- the rfbB gene encoding dTDP-glucose 4,6-dehydratase, producing the protein MTTTILVTGGAGFIGSAYVRRLLSPGAPGGVAVTVLDKLTYAGSLARLHAVRDHPGLTFVQGDVCDTALVDTLAARHDDIVHFAAESHVDRSITDSGAFTRTNVLGTQVLLDAALRHGVRTFVHVSTDEVYGSLPHGAAAESDPLLPTSPYAASKAASDLMALAHHRTHGLDVRVTRCSNNFGPHQHPEKLIPRFLTSLLSGGTVPLYGDGRHVRDWLHVDDHVRAVELVRVSGRPGEIYNIGGGTSLPNLELTHRLLALCGAGPERIVHVENRKGHDRRYAVDHSKITAELGYRPRTDFATALADTAKWYERHEDWWRPLLAAT; encoded by the coding sequence ATGACCACGACCATCCTCGTCACCGGCGGAGCGGGCTTCATCGGCTCCGCCTACGTCCGCCGGCTCCTGTCGCCCGGGGCCCCCGGCGGCGTCGCGGTGACCGTCCTCGACAAACTCACCTACGCCGGCAGCCTCGCCCGCCTGCACGCGGTGCGTGACCATCCCGGCCTCACCTTCGTCCAGGGCGACGTGTGCGACACCGCGCTCGTCGACACGCTGGCCGCGCGGCACGACGACATCGTGCACTTCGCGGCCGAGTCGCACGTCGACCGCTCCATCACCGACAGCGGTGCCTTCACCCGCACCAACGTGCTGGGCACCCAGGTCCTGCTCGACGCCGCGCTCCGCCACGGTGTGCGCACCTTCGTGCACGTCTCCACCGACGAGGTGTACGGCTCCCTCCCGCACGGGGCCGCCGCGGAGAGCGACCCCCTGCTCCCGACCTCGCCGTACGCGGCGTCGAAGGCGGCCTCGGACCTCATGGCGCTCGCCCACCACCGCACCCACGGCCTGGACGTCCGGGTGACCCGCTGTTCGAACAACTTCGGCCCCCACCAGCATCCCGAGAAGCTCATACCGCGCTTCCTGACCAGCCTCCTGTCCGGCGGCACCGTTCCCCTCTACGGCGACGGGCGGCACGTGCGCGACTGGCTGCACGTCGACGACCACGTCAGGGCCGTCGAACTCGTCCGCGTGTCGGGCCGGCCGGGAGAGATCTACAACATCGGGGGCGGCACCTCGCTGCCCAACCTGGAGCTCACGCACCGGTTGCTCGCACTGTGCGGCGCGGGCCCGGAGCGCATCGTCCACGTCGAGAACCGCAAGGGGCACGACCGGCGCTACGCGGTCGACCACAGCAAGATCACCGCGGAACTCGGTTACCGGCCGCGCACCGACTTCGCGACCGCGCTGGCCGACACCGCGAAGTGGTACGAGCGGCACGAGGACTGGTGGCGTCCCCTGCTCGCCGCGACATGA
- a CDS encoding glucose-1-phosphate thymidylyltransferase: MKALVLAGGTGSRLRPFTHTAAKQLLPIANKPVLFYALESLAAAGVREAGVVVGAYGREIRELTGDGTAFGLRITYLHQPRPLGLAHAVRIARGFLGDDDFLLYLGDNYLPQGVTDFARQSAADPAAARLLLTPVADPSAFGVAEVDADGNVLRLEEKPDVPRSSLALIGVYAFSPAVHEAVRAITPSARGELEITHAVQWMIDRGLRVRAETTTRPWRDTGSAEDMLEVNRHVLDGLEGRIEGKVDAHSTLVGRVRVAEGAIVRGSHVVGPVVIGAGAVVSNSSVGPYTSIGEDCRVEDSAIEYSVLLRGAQVEGASRIEASLIGRGAVVGPAPRLPQAHRLVIGDHSKVYLTP; encoded by the coding sequence GTGAAGGCCCTGGTCCTGGCAGGTGGAACCGGCAGCAGACTGAGGCCGTTCACCCACACCGCCGCCAAGCAGCTGCTCCCCATCGCCAACAAGCCCGTGCTCTTCTACGCGCTGGAGTCCCTCGCCGCGGCGGGTGTCCGGGAGGCCGGCGTCGTCGTGGGCGCGTACGGCCGGGAGATCCGCGAACTCACCGGCGACGGCACCGCGTTCGGGTTACGCATCACCTACCTCCACCAGCCCCGCCCGCTCGGTCTCGCGCACGCGGTGCGCATCGCCCGCGGCTTCCTGGGCGACGACGACTTCCTGCTGTACCTGGGGGACAACTACCTGCCCCAGGGCGTCACCGACTTCGCCCGCCAATCGGCCGCCGATCCCGCGGCGGCCCGGCTGCTGCTCACCCCGGTCGCGGACCCGTCCGCCTTCGGCGTCGCGGAGGTCGACGCGGACGGGAACGTGCTGCGCTTGGAGGAGAAACCCGACGTCCCGCGCAGCTCGCTCGCGCTCATCGGCGTGTACGCCTTCAGCCCGGCCGTCCACGAGGCGGTACGGGCCATCACCCCCTCCGCCCGCGGCGAGCTGGAGATCACCCACGCCGTGCAGTGGATGATCGACCGGGGCCTGCGCGTACGGGCCGAGACCACCACCCGGCCCTGGCGCGACACCGGCAGCGCGGAGGACATGCTGGAGGTCAACCGTCACGTCCTGGACGGACTGGAGGGCCGCATCGAGGGGAAGGTCGACGCGCACAGCACGCTGGTCGGCCGGGTCCGGGTGGCCGAAGGCGCGATCGTGCGGGGGTCACACGTGGTGGGCCCGGTGGTGATCGGCGCGGGTGCCGTCGTCAGCAACTCCAGTGTCGGCCCGTACACCTCCATCGGGGAGGACTGCCGGGTCGAGGACAGCGCCATCGAGTACTCCGTCCTGCTGCGCGGCGCCCAGGTCGAGGGGGCGTCCCGCATCGAGGCGTCCCTCATCGGCCGCGGCGCCGTCGTCGGCCCGGCCCCCCGTCTCCCGCAGGCTCACCGACTGGTGATCGGCGACCACAGCAAGGTGTATCTCACCCCATGA
- a CDS encoding extracellular solute-binding protein: MRRGIAATALFAAVAMTASACGGGDNGGSGTDAGGTELSGTVTFWDTSNEAEKATYQALAEGFEKEHPKVDVKYVNVPFGEANAKFKNAAGGNSGAPDVMRTEVAWVADFASIGYLAPLDGTPALDDGSDHLPQAAASTRYEGKTYAVPQVIDTLALFYNKELLTKAGVEVPGSVAELKTAAAEITEKTGATGLYLRGDDPYWFLPYLYGEGGDLVDEKNKTVTVDDEAGVRAYRVIKDLVDSKAAITDASDGWNNMQNAFKSGKVAMMVNGPWAIEDVKAGARFKDAGNLGVAPVPAGSAGQGSPQGGWNLSVYAGSKNLDASYAFVKYMSSAKVQQQTTEKLSLLPTRTSVYEVPSVADNEMVKFFKPAVDKAVERPWIAEGNALFEPIRLQMANVLSGETSPDEAAANTGDAYRKLLKDYK; the protein is encoded by the coding sequence ATGCGGCGTGGCATTGCGGCCACCGCGCTGTTCGCGGCTGTGGCCATGACGGCATCGGCGTGTGGCGGGGGCGACAACGGCGGAAGCGGTACCGACGCGGGCGGCACGGAGCTGTCGGGGACCGTCACCTTCTGGGACACGTCCAACGAAGCCGAGAAGGCGACGTACCAGGCCCTCGCGGAGGGCTTCGAGAAGGAGCACCCGAAGGTCGACGTCAAGTACGTCAACGTCCCGTTCGGCGAGGCGAACGCCAAGTTCAAGAACGCCGCGGGCGGCAACTCCGGTGCCCCGGACGTGATGCGTACGGAGGTCGCCTGGGTCGCGGACTTCGCCAGCATCGGCTACCTCGCCCCGCTCGACGGCACGCCCGCCCTCGACGACGGGTCGGACCACCTTCCCCAGGCCGCGGCCAGCACCAGGTACGAGGGGAAGACCTACGCGGTCCCGCAGGTGATCGACACCCTGGCGCTCTTCTACAACAAGGAACTGCTGACGAAGGCCGGTGTCGAGGTGCCGGGCTCCGTCGCCGAGCTGAAGACGGCCGCCGCCGAGATCACCGAGAAGACCGGCGCGACCGGCCTCTACCTGCGGGGCGACGACCCGTACTGGTTCCTGCCCTACCTCTACGGCGAGGGCGGCGACCTGGTCGACGAGAAGAACAAGACCGTCACGGTCGACGACGAAGCCGGTGTGCGCGCCTACCGCGTCATCAAGGACCTCGTGGACAGCAAGGCGGCCATCACCGACGCGTCCGACGGCTGGAACAACATGCAGAACGCCTTCAAGTCGGGCAAGGTCGCCATGATGGTCAACGGCCCCTGGGCCATCGAGGACGTCAAGGCGGGAGCCCGCTTCAAGGACGCCGGCAACCTGGGGGTCGCCCCCGTCCCGGCCGGCAGTGCCGGACAGGGCTCTCCCCAGGGCGGGTGGAACCTCTCGGTGTACGCGGGCTCGAAGAACCTCGACGCCTCCTACGCCTTCGTGAAGTACATGAGCTCCGCCAAGGTGCAGCAGCAGACCACCGAGAAGCTGAGCCTGCTGCCCACCCGCACGTCCGTCTACGAGGTCCCGTCCGTCGCGGACAACGAGATGGTGAAGTTCTTCAAGCCGGCCGTCGACAAGGCCGTCGAACGGCCGTGGATCGCCGAGGGCAATGCCCTCTTCGAGCCGATCCGGCTGCAGATGGCCAACGTGCTGTCCGGCGAGACCAGCCCGGACGAGGCGGCCGCGAACACCGGCGACGCCTATCGCAAGCTGCTCAAGGACTACAAGTAG
- a CDS encoding glycoside hydrolase family 13 protein, translating to MTQYLAEPGTHTRPPGPGGRPGWWREAVIYQVYPRSFADSDGDGVGDLQGIRSRLPYLKELGVDAVWLSPFYVSPQADGGYDVADYRAVDPVFGTLLDADELIRDAHALGLRVIVDVVPNHCSDQHDWFRRALREGPGSPLRDRFHFRPGRGPAGDAPPNDWESVFGGPAWTRTENPDGTPGEWYLHLFAPEQPDFNWEHPAVRDEFRSVLRYWLDMGVDGFRIDVAHGLVKAAGLPDTGRTGQLRLLGTQSLPFFDQDGVHEIYRAWRAILDEYPGERIGVAEAWTPSAERTAQYVRADELHQAFNFHYLGAGWDAAALRRAIDESLDAMRPVGAPSTWVLSNHDVVRHATRLAVDGPEQGLRRARAATLLMLALPGSAYLYQGEELGLPEVTELPDEVRQDPSFFRDNGQDGLRDGCRVPIPWSGTEAPYGFGPVAGGPSWLPQPESWRHLSVEAQSGDPGSTLELYRSALALRREHPALGAGDGVEWLRAPEGVLAFRRSGRGAGDGRGGDFVCTVNLTGAPVRWAAPGRPLLSSGEPVPEGDVTELPADSTVWWAV from the coding sequence ATGACCCAGTACCTTGCCGAACCCGGCACCCACACCCGGCCCCCCGGTCCCGGCGGACGCCCGGGCTGGTGGCGGGAGGCCGTCATCTACCAGGTCTACCCCCGCAGCTTCGCCGACAGCGACGGCGACGGGGTGGGCGACCTCCAGGGCATCCGCTCCCGGCTGCCCTACCTGAAGGAACTCGGTGTCGACGCCGTCTGGCTCAGCCCCTTCTACGTCTCGCCCCAGGCCGACGGCGGGTACGACGTCGCCGACTACCGGGCCGTCGACCCCGTGTTCGGCACCCTGCTCGACGCGGACGAACTCATCAGGGACGCGCACGCCCTCGGGCTGCGCGTGATCGTCGACGTGGTCCCCAACCACTGCTCGGACCAGCACGACTGGTTCCGGCGCGCCCTGCGGGAGGGCCCCGGGTCCCCGCTGCGCGACCGCTTCCACTTCCGGCCCGGGCGCGGACCCGCGGGCGATGCTCCCCCCAACGACTGGGAGTCCGTCTTCGGCGGCCCCGCCTGGACGCGCACCGAGAACCCGGACGGCACCCCGGGGGAGTGGTACCTGCACCTCTTCGCCCCCGAACAGCCCGACTTCAACTGGGAGCACCCGGCCGTGCGGGACGAGTTCCGCTCCGTGCTGCGGTACTGGCTGGACATGGGCGTCGACGGATTCCGCATCGACGTCGCCCATGGCCTGGTCAAGGCCGCGGGACTGCCCGACACCGGCCGCACCGGGCAGTTGCGGCTGCTGGGCACCCAGAGCCTGCCCTTCTTCGACCAGGACGGCGTGCACGAGATCTACCGGGCCTGGCGCGCGATCCTCGACGAGTACCCGGGCGAGCGCATCGGTGTCGCCGAGGCGTGGACGCCCAGTGCCGAGCGCACGGCGCAGTACGTGCGGGCGGACGAGCTGCACCAGGCGTTCAACTTCCACTACCTGGGAGCCGGCTGGGACGCGGCGGCGCTGCGCCGGGCGATCGACGAAAGCCTGGACGCCATGCGCCCGGTGGGCGCGCCCAGCACCTGGGTATTGTCCAACCACGACGTGGTCCGGCACGCCACCCGCCTCGCCGTGGACGGTCCCGAGCAGGGGCTGCGCCGGGCACGGGCGGCGACGCTGCTGATGCTGGCCCTGCCCGGGTCCGCCTACCTCTACCAGGGGGAGGAGCTGGGCCTGCCCGAGGTGACCGAGCTTCCGGACGAGGTCCGGCAGGACCCCTCGTTCTTCCGGGACAACGGGCAGGACGGGCTGCGGGACGGCTGCCGGGTGCCGATCCCGTGGTCGGGAACCGAGGCGCCGTACGGCTTCGGTCCCGTCGCGGGCGGGCCGAGCTGGCTGCCGCAGCCGGAGAGCTGGCGGCACCTGTCGGTCGAGGCGCAGTCGGGTGACCCGGGGTCGACGCTCGAGCTGTACCGCAGTGCCCTGGCCCTGCGGCGCGAGCATCCCGCACTCGGTGCCGGCGACGGCGTCGAGTGGCTGCGGGCCCCCGAGGGCGTCCTCGCCTTCCGCCGCAGCGGGCGGGGCGCGGGCGACGGCCGCGGCGGCGACTTCGTCTGCACCGTCAACCTGACCGGTGCGCCGGTGCGGTGGGCCGCGCCGGGGCGGCCCCTGCTCAGCAGCGGCGAGCCGGTGCCGGAGGGCGACGTGACCGAGCTTCCCGCGGACAGCACCGTCTGGTGGGCGGTGTGA
- a CDS encoding sugar ABC transporter permease — MTDTTSHTPVGTEPPAPVRKRGDRGPLASLGLHLTLLTASVVAVFPPLWLLVTSFKPKTDAFDTSLVKDFTLGNYGHVIRDTDFLSWLQNSLIVVGLTTLIGVFVAATTGYAVSRFRFPGMRPLMWMLLLTQMFPVAVLIVPLYNLLADLGLLNQPIGLVVTYLTVAVPFCAWMMKGYFDGIPVEIDEAGRVDGLNPFGTFWRLVLPLARPGLAVTAFYTFITGWAEVAYASAFMTGEENLTLAGGLQTFVNQYTSDWGALTAAAVIIAVPAAIVFGLVARHLVSGLTAGATKS; from the coding sequence GTGACCGACACGACTTCGCACACCCCCGTCGGCACCGAGCCGCCGGCCCCCGTGCGCAAGCGCGGCGACCGCGGGCCGCTCGCCTCCCTCGGACTGCACCTGACCCTGCTGACCGCCTCCGTCGTCGCGGTGTTCCCCCCGCTGTGGCTGCTGGTCACCTCCTTCAAACCGAAGACCGACGCGTTCGACACCTCCCTCGTCAAGGACTTCACCCTCGGCAACTACGGCCACGTCATACGCGACACCGACTTCCTGTCCTGGCTGCAGAACTCGCTGATCGTCGTCGGCCTGACCACGCTGATCGGCGTGTTCGTCGCCGCGACGACCGGCTACGCCGTGAGCCGCTTCCGCTTCCCCGGCATGCGCCCCCTGATGTGGATGCTCCTGCTCACCCAGATGTTCCCGGTCGCGGTCCTCATCGTGCCGCTGTACAACCTGCTCGCGGACCTCGGCCTGCTCAACCAGCCGATCGGCCTGGTCGTCACCTACCTCACCGTCGCCGTGCCGTTCTGCGCCTGGATGATGAAGGGCTACTTCGACGGCATCCCGGTGGAGATCGACGAGGCCGGCCGGGTCGACGGGCTGAACCCGTTCGGCACGTTCTGGCGGCTGGTGCTGCCGCTGGCCAGGCCGGGGCTCGCCGTCACCGCCTTCTACACCTTCATCACCGGGTGGGCGGAGGTGGCCTACGCGTCCGCCTTCATGACCGGTGAGGAGAACCTCACGCTCGCCGGCGGCCTCCAGACGTTCGTCAACCAGTACACGAGTGACTGGGGCGCGCTGACGGCGGCAGCCGTGATCATCGCGGTACCCGCCGCGATCGTCTTCGGTCTCGTCGCGCGGCACCTCGTCTCCGGCCTGACCGCAGGCGCCACCAAGTCCTGA
- a CDS encoding LacI family DNA-binding transcriptional regulator — MTMRLADIAARAGVSKATVSRVLNGARGVATGTRDSVLTALDALGYEQPARQRRAELVGLVTPELDNPFFPALAQVMGQALTRQGYTPVLATQTPGGSTEDELTEMLVDRGVSGIIFVSGLHADTTAETGRYGRLHERQVPFVLVNGFSPRIEAPFVSPDDRAAMRLAVAHLAELGHERVGLAVGPARFVPVQRKIEGFRAGVREHLGVSARESEELVQHSLFSLEGGQAAASALIDLGCTAVMCASDMMALGAVRAARRRGLTVPGDISVVGFDDSPLMAFTDPPLTTIRQPVKAMGQVAVDALLEEMSGTPPPRTEFVFMPELVVRGSTAAGPRGGRRPAHGR; from the coding sequence ATGACCATGCGGCTCGCCGACATCGCAGCCCGGGCGGGCGTCAGCAAGGCCACGGTCAGCCGGGTGCTGAACGGTGCGCGCGGTGTGGCCACCGGCACCCGCGACTCGGTGCTGACCGCACTGGACGCGCTGGGCTACGAGCAGCCGGCGCGACAGCGCCGCGCCGAGCTGGTCGGACTGGTCACCCCCGAACTGGACAACCCCTTCTTCCCCGCACTGGCCCAGGTGATGGGGCAGGCGCTCACGCGTCAGGGCTACACGCCCGTGCTCGCCACGCAGACCCCGGGCGGCTCGACCGAGGACGAACTCACGGAGATGCTCGTGGACCGCGGGGTGTCCGGCATCATCTTCGTCTCCGGACTGCACGCGGACACCACCGCCGAGACCGGACGGTACGGCCGGCTGCACGAGCGGCAGGTGCCCTTCGTCCTCGTGAACGGGTTCTCGCCCCGGATCGAGGCACCCTTCGTCTCCCCGGACGACCGGGCCGCGATGCGCCTGGCCGTGGCGCACCTGGCGGAGCTGGGGCACGAGCGCGTCGGCCTCGCCGTCGGGCCCGCCCGCTTCGTGCCGGTGCAGCGGAAGATCGAGGGGTTCCGGGCCGGCGTGCGGGAGCACCTGGGAGTGTCGGCGCGGGAGTCCGAGGAGCTCGTGCAGCACTCGCTGTTCTCCCTGGAGGGGGGCCAGGCCGCCGCGTCCGCGCTGATCGACCTGGGCTGCACCGCCGTCATGTGCGCCAGCGACATGATGGCCCTCGGCGCCGTGCGGGCCGCGCGCCGGCGGGGTCTCACGGTTCCCGGTGACATCTCGGTGGTCGGCTTCGACGACTCGCCGCTCATGGCCTTCACCGACCCTCCCCTGACCACCATCAGACAGCCCGTCAAGGCGATGGGGCAGGTCGCCGTGGACGCACTGCTGGAGGAGATGAGCGGAACGCCGCCGCCGCGCACCGAATTCGTCTTCATGCCGGAACTGGTGGTCCGGGGGTCCACCGCCGCCGGCCCGCGGGGCGGCCGGCGCCCGGCTCACGGACGCTGA
- a CDS encoding carbohydrate ABC transporter permease, translating into MAVETGQSVTKAAGTPGARGRGHRTDHKTPKTPGRLRRALATHWYAWSMVAPVVIVIGVIIGYPLGRGVWLSFTDADEANVERTIGVNHIPATYEYVGLDNYRAILGDGLFWDRLGWTVLWTVSCVALSFAIGLALAVMLNRAFKGRTLYRTALILPWAVPAFVSVFTWRLLFNERSGLFNELLTGAGLGRISWLNDPAWAKISVITVNVWVGVPFMLIALLGGLQSIPAELYEAAEMDGASPWQRFRHITLPGLRSVSSTVILLSTIWTFNMFPVIFLLTRGGPGDATEILVTYAYRLSFVISPRDYSTSAAWGVLILLLLALVTAAYRRALRKQGDTW; encoded by the coding sequence ATGGCTGTCGAGACCGGCCAGTCGGTGACGAAGGCCGCGGGCACTCCGGGTGCCCGCGGCCGGGGCCACCGCACTGACCACAAGACCCCCAAGACCCCGGGGCGGCTGCGCAGAGCCCTGGCCACCCACTGGTACGCCTGGAGCATGGTCGCCCCCGTGGTGATCGTGATCGGCGTGATCATCGGATACCCGCTCGGGCGCGGCGTCTGGCTGTCCTTCACCGACGCCGACGAGGCGAACGTCGAACGCACCATCGGCGTCAACCACATCCCCGCGACCTACGAGTACGTCGGCCTCGACAACTACCGCGCCATCCTCGGCGACGGGCTCTTCTGGGACCGGCTCGGCTGGACCGTGCTGTGGACGGTCAGTTGCGTGGCGCTGTCCTTCGCGATCGGCCTGGCACTGGCCGTCATGCTCAACCGCGCCTTCAAGGGCCGCACCCTGTACCGCACGGCACTGATCCTGCCCTGGGCGGTGCCGGCGTTCGTCTCGGTGTTCACCTGGCGCCTGCTGTTCAACGAGCGCAGCGGCCTGTTCAACGAACTGCTCACCGGCGCCGGTCTCGGCCGGATCTCCTGGCTCAACGACCCGGCCTGGGCGAAGATCTCCGTCATCACGGTGAACGTCTGGGTGGGCGTGCCGTTCATGCTCATCGCCCTCCTCGGCGGGCTGCAGTCCATCCCCGCGGAGCTCTACGAGGCGGCGGAGATGGACGGGGCGAGTCCCTGGCAGCGCTTCCGCCACATCACCCTGCCGGGGCTGCGGTCCGTCTCCAGCACGGTCATCCTGCTCAGCACCATCTGGACCTTCAACATGTTCCCGGTCATCTTCCTGCTGACCCGGGGCGGCCCCGGGGACGCCACCGAGATCCTGGTGACGTACGCCTACCGCCTGTCCTTCGTCATCAGCCCGCGCGACTACTCCACCTCCGCCGCCTGGGGCGTGCTGATCCTGCTGCTCCTGGCACTCGTCACGGCGGCCTACCGCCGTGCACTGCGCAAGCAGGGAGACACCTGGTGA
- a CDS encoding aspartate aminotransferase family protein produces MTGLRQTQHLAREARHLAPGASEEAVHGRRVFAEGRGPVLTDLDGNQYLDFAAGTLTQSLGHGHPEVVEALTTQARRLWNVHDSATPDRAGLLELLARLLPEQLDTYAFFSTGAEVVEAALRVVQATAAPGRNRIGALRHGFHGKTMGARMLVHWDIGHQAFSGNSVLGYSPYCYRCPLGLEYPSCDVRCATLVRRHIAEKPNVSALVFEPVLGAAGVIVPPPGYWERIAGACRDGGVLLVADEVLTGGGRTGAFLASELFGIEPDLAMLSKGTASGFPFAVLAGRAELLRRPEAATPGAYASTYASNPLGIAAARATLEVVERDRLIDRVRVLGELMEERLRALESRFPQLGQVRGLGLLWGLEFVTDAVGRAPAPETARAVYTTALDLGLRTSLGGHILRLAPPFTLDEALLDEGLRLLETAVERVIA; encoded by the coding sequence ATGACAGGCTTACGGCAGACACAGCACCTGGCACGGGAGGCCCGCCACCTGGCGCCGGGCGCCTCCGAGGAAGCCGTCCACGGACGCCGGGTCTTCGCCGAGGGACGCGGTCCCGTTCTGACCGACCTGGACGGCAACCAGTACCTCGACTTCGCGGCCGGGACCCTCACCCAGTCACTGGGCCACGGGCACCCGGAGGTCGTCGAGGCACTCACCACCCAGGCCCGCCGCCTGTGGAACGTCCACGACAGCGCCACGCCGGACCGCGCCGGCCTGCTGGAACTGCTCGCCAGGCTGCTGCCCGAACAGCTCGACACCTACGCCTTCTTCTCCACCGGCGCGGAGGTGGTCGAGGCCGCCCTGCGGGTCGTCCAGGCGACCGCCGCGCCGGGCCGCAACCGGATCGGCGCCCTGCGCCACGGCTTCCACGGCAAGACCATGGGCGCCCGGATGCTGGTCCACTGGGACATCGGCCACCAGGCCTTCAGCGGCAACAGCGTGCTGGGCTACAGCCCCTACTGCTACCGCTGTCCCCTGGGCCTGGAGTACCCCTCGTGCGACGTGCGGTGCGCGACCCTCGTGCGCCGGCACATCGCGGAGAAGCCCAACGTCTCGGCCCTGGTCTTCGAACCCGTCCTCGGCGCGGCAGGCGTCATCGTGCCGCCCCCCGGCTACTGGGAGCGGATCGCCGGCGCCTGCCGGGACGGCGGCGTGCTGCTCGTCGCCGACGAGGTCCTCACCGGCGGCGGGCGCACCGGCGCCTTCCTCGCCAGCGAACTGTTCGGCATCGAGCCGGACCTGGCGATGCTGTCCAAGGGCACCGCGAGCGGATTCCCCTTCGCCGTGCTGGCCGGACGCGCGGAGCTGCTGCGCAGGCCGGAGGCGGCCACCCCGGGGGCGTACGCCTCGACGTACGCGAGCAACCCACTGGGGATCGCCGCCGCCCGCGCCACGCTGGAGGTCGTCGAGCGCGACCGGCTGATCGACCGCGTGCGCGTCCTCGGCGAGCTCATGGAGGAGCGGCTGCGCGCCCTGGAGTCCCGCTTCCCCCAGCTCGGCCAGGTACGCGGCCTCGGACTGCTGTGGGGCCTGGAGTTCGTCACCGACGCCGTCGGCCGGGCACCCGCCCCCGAGACCGCCCGGGCCGTCTACACCACCGCCCTCGACCTGGGGCTGCGCACCTCCCTGGGCGGCCACATCCTGCGGCTGGCACCGCCGTTCACCCTCGACGAGGCGCTGCTCGACGAGGGCCTGCGCCTGCTGGAGACGGCCGTCGAGCGGGTGATCGCGTGA